The Theobroma cacao cultivar B97-61/B2 chromosome 1, Criollo_cocoa_genome_V2, whole genome shotgun sequence genome contains the following window.
TTGGGACTGCAGCAAGCTTGCAAAGAACATTGGAACGATTGTGCGAGCCAGCAGAAAGTCATAACGCAACTGAAAGTGCTGAAATTTCAATGTCATCACAAGCCATAGGACAATACAGTATTCCAGAGTGTGTTCGAGCAATGAAATATCTACAAAATGAGGGAAGATTGAGTGCagatgaatttaattttgcaCTACAGTTGATtaaaagggaagaaaatagactcatttttatttctttgccAGATTTAAGTGATAAGCTAAATTGGATTCAATATGAGCATAATCTATCAAAAAATTCCAATGGGATTAGCTGATTAGTTTAggatttgatttgtttattttaggTTGATGTTGAACTTTaaactactttttttttttgtatttatgtTACTTgttatgtttaattaaattggtGTTTGAAAGAATTTGCCATTATCCatgttatatttatttgaattgttatttgtactatttgatttgtttcaaataatatttttttttaattgatataCTTGGATTTCTACTTATGTATTTTGATATTGTTAAATAGATGTTCTTTAATGAAGTCAAAGCATCAATACAAGTtgtaaagagaagaaaaagtgcAAAGTTTTATCAAAACATGTATGGAGGAGCTGCTATTGCAATTGTATATCACATGAAATACTTAATGAAACAAGgaaacaaattcaattattttgatGGATGGAACTGGGTACGTGAAACTTTACAAACTCCAGGTGAAAGTTATAGAATGTTTAGAATGGAATCACATGTTGTATTGCAACTTACAGATATATTGATAAATAAAGGATGGTTAAATCCATCTAAAGACATGACAGCATTAGAGGTGGTTGCTATGTTTCTTTGGACGTGTGCACAAAGCGAAACAAATCGTAATGtccaaaataaatttggaaaaTCGGGAGAGACTGTAAGTAGGAAGTTTGGTGAAGTGTTAGATAGTTTATGTTTACTGGCCAATGAAATCGTCAAGGCTTCAGATTTTCAATTGGCagaagtttaaaaatgatcGTAGATATTGGCCGTATTTTCAAGGGTGCATTGGTGCTATAGATGGATCACATGTTCCTACTATTCCTCCTGCAAATGATCAAATTCGTTTTATTGGTCGAAAGGGATATCCAACACGTAATGTCATGTTAGTGTGTAATTTTGACATGCTATTTACTTTGTGGTTGTTGGTTGGCCTGGCACTACACATGACACCCGTATCTTTTCAACTATGcttgaagaaatgaaaaacgTGTTCCCTCACCCTCCAGAAGGTAcaacttataatttttattacataAAGTTTGacattctatatatttttcttttgaatttttacaaTGAACTAATACTTAAAGctttaacttttttcttaaGTAAATATTATGTAGTGGATGCTGGTTATCCTAATATGAAAGGGTATCTAGCACCTTATAAAAGTGAAAGATATCACATTCCTGATTTTAGAGATTACAGTCAGCCAGAAGGTGTAGAAGAAACATTCAACCATGCACATTCTTCGTTAAGAAATGTCATTGAACGAACAATTGGAGTTTGGAAGAATATGTGGCATATTCTACGTGATATGAAGCCATTTCCGTTGATAAACTAGGAAAAGATTATTGTTGCAACAACGACACTTCATAACTACATTAGACAGTGTGGTGTTATAGATGAGGAGTTTGACAAATGTGATCGTAATCCCAATTATATTCCTGAAagtcaagaagaaaaaagtaatGATAAAGAAATGGGTTCATATACTTCTAAAAGAGCATTAGATGATAATTACATGGGTAGAGTTCGCAACCAAATAGTGACTGCATTGATGAAAAATAGAAATCATTAATTTATGAGttatttatgaattatgtgttacGTATGAATTCTTTGTGAAActcttttttatgatttattattaattataaactttatgttatataaaaataattttatattttcaaaaatttattttaaattgataaaaataaagttaattttttctattttgaacAAAGAAGTTCATTATTAATAgaaagttatttattaaataccctttattgtaattttaatcaaaattagagtttatataaattgttttaccAAACAgctttaacttaattttaaaagctattatttttcataagagctttataatagcttttaaggtAGAAAAAAGCCAGGCCAAATATGCTCTAAGGGAGGAGCTTTCTCTTgtcttattttaaaaacatattaatttttcaaaaaatactcCGCTCTCAATCAATCTTTCTATGCGAATTACCATTCTTCAACGTAAATCAtgattttcctcttttttacCTCTCTCTCCAAAACtactaaaaaaacaaaaaatccaaCAACAGAATATCAAAatatagaatttttttattctcatagagattaagagaaaaaattctaaaattcaaaactgcatttaaatactatttaaaggttttctctctttttcactactcaaaaggattttaatgttACATACATTGTTTCCtcttttctattcttttttcaGAATTTAAGCATCATGGTTCGATTGTTTGCTAGATCAATCAAAATCTAATACCCTTGCTATCATGCAAGTATGAAAATTGttctgtttttttatttatttctttgattttaacatctgaaattatatataaacttcaaGTATTACATTATAGCTTATTAGGTGATTGAagataacataaatattctctatggtaattttaactgAAATTAgagcttatataatttattttgttaaacagTTTACCAAATTGTTTTAGCCTAATTCTCTtctaattttacaaaatttgtTATTAAGGGAGCTGAATTAGTAGATAATCACCTTCAGCATTAGGTAGAtaaagtcacgcaatgcctacaAATAAGACACGTAATGCCAACAAACAAGTCACacaatgctcaacaaatattcagtcacgtaatgccaaATAAACAGGTTACGATTCCTAATATCCAGTCACACACCCTAATATCCAATGATGCAATGCCTAACAAATATTCGCGCATCACTTATAAACTGATTGATTTCGCTACTCCCAACCAAATTTAACTTTccaaactcatataatttaccCATCAACTTTTGTGTTCTATGAATAACCCTAAATAAACCCAAGAACCcataacaaatattttgatgtcatctctgcacTTGGGATCGTCAGAAAGTTGGATGACGATATAGACCTCGATGGCGTTGAAGAGTTAGACGACGAGATATATACCCTGATTAGACTTGGCAATTTTGAACACGACATGTTAACACGACACAAGAAGACACAAGTTAAACAGGTTTTGGGTTTAGtcttaacgtgtttcgtgtctaatAGTGTCTAACACGACAAACACGTTtacttaatcgtgttatcgtgtttaatcgtgttatcgtgtttaaacatgtatacgtaacacatttattaacctattaaaaattaatagttaaaaactattttaaccttataaaaataatttcaaaaaattatttaaataagtttttttaattttataaagggtataatgtaattatacatacttaatcctaatttttaacttttggtgattatttgatgttattattatttttgttttattataattatttttataattatagattttaaatttaaataataaaataatatttaattgtaaatatttttatttaatcgtgttaaacgtGTTATTAATCATGTCGTGTTGTATattgacacgtttaataaacgtgttaatcgtaTCGTGTTACACGTGTATTAAACGTATACATTTacgtgttttaaatttaatatacgAATATTAAACGTGTCGTGTTCGTGTTTAACCTTAACGTATTTCGTGTCTGACACATTTACGACACGTTAACATGAATTGTTAAGTCTAACTCCGATGGTGTTAGAGAGCTGGACGAAAAGATAGGtaaatcgagatttaattttaaaatttttatctaaatgGCAAGAGAGGAGAAAAAAATCAGAACCACTTAATTTGActtaaatagtttaaagggtattcttgtgaaattttgtcaaaaattatctaaaaatagttaaaattatactAAGAGTCATTTCTGAAGTGATCTTATCACGAAGAtcatttttcacaattttctcttatttttttagaattttaagttgtttcGCTTGGGTTTTGGGGTGGGAGGGGGGGTGGGTTGCAAGGAAAAGCCTTTGAAAGGAGTGCAACTTTTTTCCACATAAATATTCTTAATTGTAAAAAGTAAATGTATATGCAGCATTTTGACTTTATTTTGGATCATCAAATTgtattttccctttaaatcTATGTATCTAATTATGTAAATacattcttattttttaactgCATTCCATGCATATGCATTCTACGTACTAAGTTCATGCTCTCTACATGTATCATTCtcttatttgtttaaatttatttgccCTCCATTTATGGTACttgaacaaaaaagaaaataaaaaatcttctTACTTTCTTAATACTTCtttcaaattatatttcataacaacAACTtccatttattataatttgtaatttaaaatatttaattttttataatttattacaaATANatttatttatttatatttaaattttatttattaataaaatataaaatatttaaatttatttaaaaatataataatttataataaaactttattttaattttgttttactttttccctaattttaattttaaaatatttaaataattaaatttataatttcatttaaactaccaataatttatttttaactaaaatattaatataattttttgaacTAACCATTAAAATGGAATCAATACGACGGAATATCCATCTCACTCTACCACTAGATCTACTTCGAAATCAACCCTTGCTGAGATCCAATGCTTCTTACGACCAGATCTAATTGTGGAGTTGATGCTTCTCATGACTAAATCTAGTAATGAAATGCTGGATTGGCCATCGTTATTGAAAGAAGTGATGAAAAATGACGACAATGGAGGAAATTTAAAGAAAGTATAGAAGCAAATGAGGTAGAGaacgaaataaaaaaaaaagaaaatgaaaatatacatataaagattaaatgttttaataaattattaattaaataatatctcaATTAACTACTGATCCTCATATTATTAATTTGTAGAGGTTTAAACATTTCCGTCACAAAAGGACCATTCATTCCAAGTACAGTCATTctgattaaaaaagaaaaaaaacaataataggGGAATGATACGACAACACCCGGACCACGAAGGCGCGTCCCAGAGTCTACTCTACTCTTATCCAACTTTCTTTTACGAACTCACAAAGAAATGTCTTTACCAAAAAGCCTAGTTATTCCCTTTCCAAGGTCTCTTTGCGTCACTATTGACTCCCCAACCAAAACCTGTAACACAACAATGTTATCTATAAGTATCCAATACGCGTAGGAGATGCATTCACATAGATGTTGATACCaactcaaactccaaatttcaCCTAATTTGCAAAACACAGTCACAAACTTTGCTTTTTCACATTCaattcacaaatcaaatcaGTGCCTGCACGATCAAATATCTAACAGAAGGTTTACTTCTCAGACGTTAATGACTACTGTCACCACTTGGTTATACTTTCTCCTATACTCGGATAGCAACTCCCAAATTACTTCCATCCCAATACCAAAACTAATcttatatttcaataattcATCACTGGTCTAACATGCAACAGAAAAAGATATCGTCTTGTTATTCTAAGCtcatagaaagaaaaacattcCTAGCATCAAACAAAGAATGCAATATGCTCACAACTTATGTAACTTACAGCTTTAACACCAGCTTCTTGTACATAAGCAACATGATCTGGAGTAAACAGCCCAGATTCCCCTACGACCTGATGTATGAAAGTtaacaataaattatttaaacaatTTATGGTATGTATAAATTGGACAGAAATGCACTAACTTTATCTTCTAATGCACAGAAATGTATATGGAGAAGTCTCGCTTACTATTATATCTTTCTGATGGACCATTTCGCCACGCTCTCCTTCAAGAAGCTTCTTTGTGTTACTGATATCTAGCTCAAATGTCTCTGAAGACAAGCATAGGTAGGGCAAGGTTATTGATGCCTAATACACTGTGATTACAGACTATATGGTAGGGCAAGGTGTCAAGTTCGCAGTATGTTCTGGTCAGTGCTCTTCGTTTGGAAaacaatatgataataaactgtattagaatttattttggCCTTTGGGGTGGTTAGTGACTGCAAGAATCAAGCAACTTGGAACCCTCTCTTCACTACATCACACATTTTGACTGACTATTGGAGATATTATCCAATATATAttctaaggaaaaaaaaactttttttgagAGAGTGgtgaaataatttaaattttagattatgaACTCATTTCCCCAGAGCCAAGTGCTAGTAAGCCAGTTTTCACAGTATAGTGAACACCTTAATTGAATACTCCTGATCCAGAACAAGGTTCTTGGGAGTAGGGGAGAATCAGTTAAAACACTGTCCACATTCTCAGACAAGTCATAGAAGTAGACAACAACATCAAAGAAACAAACTTAAACTAAGAGGATCGGACGGTTCATGAGGCAACTCAATGAGCAACTgctaaaacttaaaaaaccTTACTGAGGTTACGATTATTGATGCCAATAAGTTCAATCCCTTCGATACCAAGAACGCGATCCATTTCCCTCTCATCGTGCACCTAAAAGAAACCAATGCAAGCAACAATAAAGCATATGAATATTGGAAAGAAATacacatgaaaatttaataattctgAATGTTAGAAGCTTTTTATTAAACCAAGGATTCGATGATATAACTCTTAACAGTCTCAAATGTGATTTGCCAAttgatccaaaaaaaaaaaaaactgccTCAATAATCATGGAAGTAAAATAAGTTTCATAAATCCAAAAAGCACCTCAACCAATTAAAAAGTATGAgatcaataataataacaatgaAAGCTCTGGTCTAACCTCTACAAGCGCTGCCAAACCAAGCATCTTGCAGATTTCAACCATGTATCTGATTTCATGATCAGGCAAAACAGCAGCAATTAAAAGTATTGCATCTGCTCCCTTAATTCGAGCATAATATATCTGCCATGCATCTATCACAAATTCTTTGCAAAGTAGAGGGCACTGCATTCATTATGAGAGCAAAATTAATCCGTATATAAGAATAAAACAAGACAAGATTAGAGATTAACAAACAACTAGTAAAACAGACCTTTACTCCAGCACTCCTTATTGCCTCCAAATTTTCAAAGCTTCCCTAAATTGaagaggggaaaaaaaaaaaagcaagtcAGAGGAATAATATACCAATTAAGCAATTAAACACAGAatcttcaaaaacaaaaatgaaaaaattactgTGTTTACCTTAAAAAACTTTTCATCAGTCAAAACACTAAGGCATGCGGCTCCACCCTTCTGATATGCCCTAGCAATCTCAACCTATCATGGAAAACATCTATATGTGTTACAAGTCactcaacaataaaagaatataatgaTAACTAAATATGATACGGGACTAAGTTCACTCTTTCCTGAAGGTTTTGCCCAGATAGAAGCTTAAGAATagaaaaatcatcatttttttagaGTATCTACACTCTTTCACATTCAAGACTGAAATGTAAAATGCAAAATCatatttagttgaaaattaAGCAAATAACTAAAATGAAACGTAGGCATTTTGTTATTCAAAAAAgagcattttcaatttttcattcttcaaaaatataagCCGCTTTGGTATCAAAATACACTTTTTACTTGCTCCTTCCAGAGCAAAAGAGCAGacaattaataaaagaaataaccCAAATGAAGCTAACTTTTTAAAGCTTATACTAGgataatttcctttttatcATTAGTACAAAATAATTGCTCCCTCCATCCAATAAACACTGTCTTGCATACCTTTAGTTCCCAAAATTAATCtctcatttaaaaatcataaaaacaaaaaaatcattattacTTTTCCTTATTACCCTGAACTACTTAacttaaaatttgttaaacTTTGTGCCAATTCATAATCAGACACAATATTATAGGGCAGAGGGAGTAAAAAGGAgccacaattaaaattaaaaaacaagcATCCCTTACTGGATCAAAATCCTCTCTGAGAATTCCTCTGGTAGGCGAAGCCTTCTTAACTTCAGCAATCAAACCAGGCAACCCAGTCCGTGAATGCGCCGCCTTAAGAGCTCCGACGAAGTCTCTAGTGGGAGCTGCATTCTCGATAAACTTCTCCAATGAAGCCAGAggcttcttctctttcatctGCCAAACCCCAGAATCATTAGCAGCTTTCGACccacaaaacaagaaaaagagcaaaagcgaataaatgaaattataataaaatttgtaaaattacTTGGGAAACTTCCACGTCTTTTTGCCAAATGATTTCTTCGAGAGTATTGCGAGGAGTTTTATCCTCGTTTTCTAAACCGATCTCGAAGGGGCCCACGTAATGCGACGGCGGACCCGTAGGTTGTCTTCGCCTTATTCTTATGCCTTGACTCGCAGCGACTTCGTTTTGTAACATTCCAATTACCCATTCCTTCAGTTTCAACGCATCTGCCTCCTCTCCCCTTTTCGGGGGTTTGACCTCCGACTACataaaaaccaaataaaaaagatcaactaaaatacaaaatataatgGCCATATTTAGATTcttactactactactattaTGAACCAACCTGTTGGGCTCGGATGCCCGGAAAATTGAAGCGGCGGATGAAGAAATTAGGACGGTGATTGAAGGAAGGAACTGATTGAAACGAAATTCCAGCAATCGCTATCAGGAAAACCAATACCAACATTTTTGCAATTGAAAAGCAACAAGGGGGTTGTGCAATTGATTGGGTTTGGCTGTGTTTCAATGACCTCATATATGCTGAGAAGGATATGAAAAGAGGACAAGGCGAGGCAGTGAACAGATGCAAGCGGCGCAATGAAAGGGCATCTTTAGTGAAGCGGACTCCTGGGAAGTAGGGATTTCGAAATGGTACATGGAGATGTGTGGTTGTCGTGACTGAGTAATTGGTCAGAGGATAACGATGATTTCCCCAAgatttatttccttttttgtttggtaaaattttatttatttcctattttgatttattagtGTTATTCTTTACCTTGTACGTATCATttattacttttgtttttggtaaatatttttttatttccttttttcttttttttgaaaattaaagaggAATTTCATTAAACGAGGAGGGAAGAACTTTTTTCCCCCTCTACTCAAAGACAAATGTCATCCTTATCTACATAGCACCGACGTACTGGTTGGTATACTCACATCCAGATCAGTATACCTTCTCCATATCTCGTCCTTTGATTTCGTCCTGAACAGATACGAGAAAGAGACCAAAAGAAACTGTGATTCCTACCCATTTACAAAGCTGACCCCAACTGAAAAACGTACATCCATAAACCAAATCATTTCTCCCTATGCAGAACATCCCATTTCTCATAACAAATCTAACAGCGTCGTATTGTCCTGCATCCCACAAGGAAACAGAGGAAGATCCAGACATTAAACAgcacaacttaattaaaaaccCGCAGCATGTCTGATTGGAGTTGAACTCCCTCTTTTGCAAGACTGTCAGTCCTCTGGTTTGCCTCACGTTTGATGTGATGAATCTCCCAATCTCCTAGCTtctctttcatcctctcaaTCTGTATCAACCTTTTACGCATCCTCCAAGGCGCTTCAACCGGTGACTGAATCCATTTCACCACATTACCCGAATCACTTTCAATAGCAAGTTTGTGATCATCATTCGAGCTTGAAACCGCGAATATCATCATTGCTTCCTTCACTGCTCTAACCTCTGCCAAGTTTGAATCAGCAATGCCAATGGATTTTGCAAAGATAATCATCGGTTCtcctttaaaaataaatattgttaactttttttaattaaaaaattaaattcgaAACCTATTGTTTTAGATAAGAAtcatacattaattaataagtcaaatatccGAATATATATTTCGTGTAaacttgttttaatttgttcttaataaTGATCTCCAGCTATACAatgagagatttttttttcttgtttcctAAATTTCAATCATTTGTCGACACATCTCCAACATTACCACTCCTATGATATAATACAAGTCAAAAACAAAGGTGATCAAACCTGTTGGGTTGAGGACCAAGCTTTCATGCACCATTGGGCACGCATGGTGGAGTTCATAAATCACACATTTAGATCAATCAATGCCTGTATATGCAAGCAACATTACAAGCAACGTTTGCAGATAATGTAAGTAACTTAAAAAAGAGTTGCTTCTTTATAGGGATTCATGTCAGAACATTACATTGTTACATTGAACGGGACAGAATTTCTGTAAGTTGCCTTGCCTCACTTTAACTCCCTAGGTTTGAGTTTACAGCAGAACTCCACCAGACATAAACTAACTCTGTTCATCCCCAAAACCAAGAACAGGCCGCATGAAGgaaacctttatttaaaaatgttttgca
Protein-coding sequences here:
- the LOC108662382 gene encoding uncharacterized protein LOC108662382; amino-acid sequence: MVHESLVLNPTGEPMIIFAKSIGIADSNLAEVRAVKEAMMIFAVSSSNDDHKLAIESDSGNVVKWIQSPVEAPWRMRKRLIQIERMKEKLGDWEIHHIKREANQRTDSLAKEGVQLQSDMLRVFN
- the LOC18612499 gene encoding indole-3-glycerol phosphate synthase, chloroplastic; this translates as MRSLKHSQTQSIAQPPCCFSIAKMLVLVFLIAIAGISFQSVPSFNHRPNFFIRRFNFPGIRAQQSEVKPPKRGEEADALKLKEWVIGMLQNEVAASQGIRIRRRQPTGPPSHYVGPFEIGLENEDKTPRNTLEEIIWQKDVEVSQMKEKKPLASLEKFIENAAPTRDFVGALKAAHSRTGLPGLIAEVKKASPTRGILREDFDPVEIARAYQKGGAACLSVLTDEKFFKGSFENLEAIRSAGVKCPLLCKEFVIDAWQIYYARIKGADAILLIAAVLPDHEIRYMVEICKMLGLAALVEVHDEREMDRVLGIEGIELIGINNRNLKTFELDISNTKKLLEGERGEMVHQKDIIVVGESGLFTPDHVAYVQEAGVKAVLVGESIVTQRDLGKGITRLFGKDISL